One Lujinxingia sediminis DNA window includes the following coding sequences:
- a CDS encoding LVIVD repeat-containing protein → MSAHTSPTSAPRPARRPLTVLTLAAATLGALGLLISTPVSATSPPVRPMPPPSPRPAEPKPPMQARFVCEVPTDAARSVQVAFEEYYSCVQPLAAEWLGAHPQHVPQLEAQYQAWLISRGHDLRDTPEAARFVRRNPVDFNDRTIELTAAQVEELAPNLSAEPARVRGELQRIFVDRDNKRMFLTSAEEGLVSLSIARRYAFEVEGSSNHTGSKDFFVIDANHAVIEDASEAGGARDLVILDISDRDDPREVRRLVGALPHVSHAPVYLHNLPATPPSFDQYRRMRQGKLQFAQCGAPPTVSSHPDVACRPDGSCYVQKTKLAPDTGVCERQSVETAPSRAIGRPMPEPRFDEEAFALEDSAPMRGGMGEAGMAPRRSRAISERSMAADMAAPAPRRELDALTDAPMPDGGTGGAGSLSQMMLYGNTLYVLSAAGNIAQGWLSSFDVSNPRQPRLRHIIRLDNGPEALQRHDNLLLIAGRDAVMTASLGTPHAPRLLGEFRQFCPVNYDPVVVQGTVAYRTIIVDQPRSRCTSRLEVIDLSQPHSPTLRTTLPISRPRGLAVLGERLFVADEHHGVQIFDLSDPVAPSFAATWQIYGVKDLVVSDFDLFALSPNEVQTFDLAPLYQRDVDLPRVAPEIRGHLTVVRASNHRVGR, encoded by the coding sequence ATGTCTGCCCACACCTCCCCGACCTCCGCGCCACGCCCCGCGCGCCGCCCCCTCACAGTCCTCACCCTGGCCGCTGCCACCCTCGGCGCGCTGGGTCTGCTCATCAGCACCCCCGTCTCCGCGACGAGCCCTCCCGTCCGCCCCATGCCTCCCCCCAGCCCCCGGCCCGCCGAACCGAAGCCCCCCATGCAGGCCCGCTTCGTCTGCGAAGTCCCCACCGACGCCGCCCGCTCGGTGCAGGTCGCGTTTGAAGAGTACTACAGCTGTGTCCAGCCCCTGGCCGCCGAATGGCTCGGCGCCCACCCCCAACACGTCCCCCAGCTTGAGGCCCAGTATCAGGCCTGGCTTATCTCCCGGGGGCACGACCTTCGCGATACCCCCGAGGCCGCCCGCTTCGTGCGCCGAAACCCCGTCGACTTCAACGATCGCACCATCGAGTTGACCGCAGCCCAGGTCGAAGAGCTCGCCCCCAACCTCTCGGCGGAGCCGGCGCGGGTGCGCGGTGAGCTTCAGCGCATCTTTGTCGATCGCGACAACAAGCGCATGTTCCTGACCAGCGCCGAGGAAGGCCTGGTCTCCCTGAGCATCGCGCGCCGCTACGCCTTTGAGGTCGAGGGCAGCTCCAACCACACCGGCTCCAAAGACTTCTTCGTCATCGACGCCAACCATGCCGTCATTGAAGACGCCTCCGAGGCCGGCGGCGCCCGCGACCTGGTCATTCTCGATATCTCCGACCGCGACGATCCCCGCGAGGTACGCCGCCTGGTCGGTGCGCTGCCCCACGTCAGCCATGCCCCGGTCTACCTGCATAACCTGCCGGCCACCCCGCCCTCCTTCGATCAGTACCGGCGGATGCGCCAGGGCAAACTTCAGTTCGCCCAATGCGGCGCGCCGCCCACCGTCTCCTCCCACCCCGATGTGGCCTGTCGCCCCGACGGCTCCTGCTACGTGCAGAAGACCAAACTCGCCCCCGACACCGGCGTCTGCGAGCGCCAGAGCGTGGAGACCGCCCCCTCACGGGCCATTGGACGCCCGATGCCTGAGCCGCGCTTCGACGAGGAAGCCTTCGCCCTGGAAGACAGCGCCCCGATGCGCGGCGGTATGGGAGAAGCCGGCATGGCACCGCGCCGCTCCCGCGCCATCTCCGAGCGCTCCATGGCCGCCGACATGGCCGCTCCCGCCCCTCGCCGCGAATTGGACGCGCTCACCGACGCCCCCATGCCCGACGGCGGCACCGGCGGCGCCGGCTCACTCAGCCAGATGATGCTCTACGGCAACACCCTCTACGTCCTCAGCGCTGCCGGAAACATCGCGCAGGGCTGGTTGAGCAGCTTCGATGTCTCCAACCCCCGCCAGCCGCGCCTGCGCCATATCATCCGTCTGGACAACGGCCCCGAGGCCCTGCAACGCCACGATAACCTCCTGCTCATCGCCGGTCGCGATGCCGTGATGACCGCCTCGCTGGGCACCCCGCACGCTCCCCGCCTGCTCGGAGAGTTCCGACAGTTCTGCCCGGTCAACTACGACCCGGTCGTCGTCCAGGGCACCGTCGCCTACCGCACCATCATCGTGGACCAGCCCCGCAGCCGCTGCACCTCACGTCTGGAAGTCATCGACTTAAGCCAGCCCCACAGCCCCACCCTGCGCACCACCCTGCCCATCAGCCGCCCCCGCGGCCTGGCTGTCCTCGGTGAGCGCCTCTTCGTCGCCGACGAGCACCACGGCGTGCAGATCTTCGACCTGAGCGACCCGGTCGCCCCGAGTTTTGCCGCCACCTGGCAGATCTACGGCGTCAAAGACCTCGTGGTGAGCGACTTCGACCTCTTCGCCCTCAGCCCCAACGAGGTGCAAACCTTCGATCTCGCGCCCCTCTATCAGCGCGACGTCGATCTCCCGAGGGTCGCCCCCGAGATCCGCGGCCACCTCACCGTGGTGCGCGCCTCCAACCATCGCGTGGGGCGCTGA
- a CDS encoding putative metal-binding motif-containing protein, with protein MMRSSLAPLLALLLLTSALLVGCGSDSTASTTPTCSADELLDQQANACVPRNGGDESDAGDDNDTDIAPDVDLEPDADDEPDTPGPECDADNDGVLSYACGGADCNDNDPFTYPGAIEICDGKDNTCNGLIDEGVSCSFFAHTSDGLYSINPFEGTADRESDLVDWDGNLVRLLDIDTHPNGVLFGVTRNDLYAFYDAENVWIRVAWMGGADIGEPNGLAIDGFGTAYVTAENSFLKFDLAEVEALLNEYGFDEMAFDDLVLSPEEIIVTGDDTYISSGDCVVNKQNTFYMTSKHDREQDHLVEIDRSTGDAINRGPTGFDRIYGLTAGWSKLFGITSSGELLEINAADGSAELIHDFGDSKRWYGSASTPQR; from the coding sequence ATGATGCGCTCCTCCCTGGCCCCCCTCCTCGCCCTCCTCCTCCTGACCTCGGCGCTTCTTGTCGGTTGCGGCTCCGACAGCACCGCCAGCACCACCCCGACCTGCTCCGCAGACGAGCTCCTTGACCAGCAGGCCAACGCCTGTGTTCCCCGAAACGGCGGTGATGAAAGCGACGCCGGCGACGACAACGACACCGACATCGCGCCGGACGTCGACCTCGAGCCCGACGCCGACGACGAGCCCGATACGCCCGGCCCCGAATGCGACGCCGACAACGACGGCGTCCTCAGCTACGCCTGCGGCGGCGCCGACTGCAACGATAACGACCCCTTCACCTACCCCGGCGCCATCGAGATCTGTGACGGCAAAGACAACACCTGCAATGGCCTTATCGACGAAGGCGTCAGCTGCTCCTTCTTCGCCCACACCTCCGACGGCCTCTACTCCATCAATCCCTTTGAGGGAACCGCCGACCGCGAGTCCGATCTCGTCGACTGGGACGGAAATCTGGTGCGCCTGCTCGACATCGACACCCACCCCAACGGGGTTCTCTTCGGTGTGACCCGCAACGACCTCTACGCCTTCTACGACGCCGAGAACGTCTGGATTCGCGTCGCCTGGATGGGCGGCGCTGATATCGGCGAGCCCAATGGGTTGGCGATTGACGGCTTTGGCACCGCGTATGTCACCGCCGAGAACAGCTTCCTCAAATTTGATCTGGCCGAGGTCGAGGCCCTCCTCAACGAGTACGGCTTCGATGAGATGGCCTTCGACGACCTCGTCCTCAGCCCGGAAGAGATCATCGTCACCGGCGACGACACCTACATCTCCAGCGGCGACTGCGTGGTCAACAAGCAGAACACCTTCTACATGACCTCCAAGCACGACCGGGAACAGGACCACCTCGTTGAGATCGACCGCTCCACCGGCGACGCCATCAACCGCGGGCCGACTGGCTTCGACCGCATCTACGGACTGACCGCCGGCTGGAGCAAACTCTTCGGCATCACCAGCTCCGGAGAGCTGCTGGAGATCAACGCGGCCGACGGCAGCGCCGAGCTTATTCACGACTTTGGCGACTCGAAGCGCTGGTACGGTTCCGCCAGCACCCCCCAGCGCTAA
- a CDS encoding four-helix bundle copper-binding protein produces the protein MADLRQMIKSHPLTPPLEADLLATTLNEVRMCAQFCVLCADACLAEAKVEELRECIRRCLACAESCEATAHQLVRYDERDRTILYSQLQASAVATRVCAEECERHAEAMEHCRICARVCRNTLEAFHDAIDALA, from the coding sequence ATGGCCGATCTACGTCAGATGATCAAGTCTCACCCCCTGACTCCCCCCCTGGAGGCCGATCTTTTGGCCACGACGCTCAACGAGGTTCGGATGTGCGCGCAGTTCTGCGTGCTCTGCGCCGACGCCTGCCTGGCCGAGGCGAAGGTCGAGGAGTTGCGCGAGTGCATCCGCCGTTGTCTGGCGTGCGCGGAGAGCTGTGAGGCGACCGCCCACCAGCTGGTGCGCTACGATGAGCGCGATCGCACGATTCTCTACTCCCAGCTTCAGGCCAGCGCGGTGGCTACCCGGGTCTGCGCCGAGGAATGCGAGCGCCACGCCGAGGCGATGGAGCATTGCCGCATCTGTGCCCGGGTCTGTCGCAACACCCTGGAGGCGTTTCATGACGCGATTGACGCGTTGGCCTGA
- a CDS encoding RHS repeat-associated core domain-containing protein: MVSETGGLISREEYRPYGESSFGSYAKKRFRFTGKERDEESGLYYHGARYYSPWLCRWTAPDPAGMVDGVNVYAYVRGNPVRLVDPGGMEGEESQSTCIPVEGADVDLAIRARDGKGYPNAGYRGLDVPNVAADQVQRDIEQDEFRARSGEVSSREPDIVDLGNSLFEVGVGLGLGGLRSLEEAWHGTLGNPGHHETPESRVREPETPEEELGDALSIFFPIGIRGGGSRGAGGVPTNSIRSNVRREKSVESSREYARQFASSPEREQVLERVIQDDGLLNMSQTIQSQFEPGGSRSFITNEAMLTAIGTGRREIDPKKSADHFMYYIPASHRNHSGTLEVLVHEPSGQIRHVLFRRQR, encoded by the coding sequence GTGGTCAGCGAGACGGGCGGGCTAATCAGCCGGGAGGAGTATCGGCCTTATGGGGAGTCGTCGTTCGGGTCGTATGCGAAGAAGCGTTTTCGTTTTACGGGCAAAGAGCGCGACGAAGAATCCGGCCTCTACTACCACGGCGCGCGCTACTACTCGCCGTGGCTCTGCCGCTGGACAGCGCCGGATCCGGCGGGGATGGTGGATGGGGTGAATGTGTATGCGTATGTGCGGGGGAATCCGGTGCGGTTGGTGGATCCGGGGGGGATGGAGGGGGAGGAGAGCCAATCTACTTGTATTCCAGTGGAGGGGGCGGATGTTGATCTCGCCATACGCGCAAGAGACGGCAAAGGATATCCAAACGCCGGTTATAGGGGTTTGGATGTCCCGAATGTTGCGGCGGATCAGGTACAGCGCGACATCGAACAGGATGAGTTTCGCGCGCGGAGTGGAGAAGTATCGAGCCGAGAACCCGATATCGTGGATCTGGGCAATTCTCTCTTTGAAGTTGGTGTAGGGCTTGGCTTAGGCGGTTTACGTAGTTTAGAGGAAGCATGGCACGGAACCCTTGGCAATCCTGGCCATCATGAAACGCCAGAGAGTAGAGTTCGTGAGCCGGAAACTCCAGAGGAAGAGCTTGGTGATGCTTTATCAATATTTTTTCCTATTGGTATTCGTGGTGGTGGTTCACGTGGCGCAGGAGGAGTACCCACAAATTCGATTAGATCGAATGTACGGCGGGAAAAGTCGGTAGAGAGTTCGAGAGAATATGCACGTCAATTTGCCAGTTCACCGGAGAGAGAGCAGGTTTTAGAGCGAGTGATTCAAGATGATGGTTTGCTCAATATGAGTCAGACGATACAGAGCCAGTTTGAACCTGGAGGAAGCCGTTCCTTTATCACAAATGAAGCTATGTTGACTGCGATTGGGACTGGTCGACGAGAAATAGACCCTAAAAAGTCGGCGGATCATTTTATGTATTATATCCCGGCATCTCATAGAAATCACTCTGGGACTTTAGAAGTGTTGGTTCATGAGCCCTCCGGTCAAATTCGACATGTTCTGTTCCGAAGGCAACGATAG
- a CDS encoding flavin-containing monooxygenase → MPTHLDVLIIGAGLSGICAGYYLQQKCPRKSFAILEGRDSLGGTWDLFNYPGIRSDSDMHTLGFSFRPWPNPQAIADGPSILRYLHDTARETGLDHNIRTNHHVEHASWSSEDAFWTVTSRHPISGEAQLYTCNVLWFCTGYYCYDHGYTPDFPGIERFRGERVHPQLWTDDIDYKGKRVVVIGSGATAVTLVPSMAKLAAHVTMLQRSPSYVLSLPAEDRLSQWMTRRLGDTLGAELTRWKNVLRLMLFYQFSRRMPAAARRYITRQVRAAIGDIVDVDAHFNPTYAPWDQRICFVPDNDLFDALRHGNASVVTDHIDTFTETGIALRSGKHLDADLVVTATGLEVVVAGGTTLEVNGTTIKPGQETMYKGAMLSNVPNAVMSVGYTNASWTLKCELISQWTCRLLHHMDQHHHRIVTPRLPEDTTADRPLIDFNSGYIQRALDELPNQGEHRPWRLYQNYILDSILFRLAPIADDALNFE, encoded by the coding sequence ATGCCCACACACCTCGACGTCCTCATCATCGGCGCCGGCCTCTCCGGCATCTGCGCCGGGTACTACCTCCAGCAAAAATGCCCCCGGAAGTCCTTCGCCATTCTGGAAGGCCGCGACTCCCTGGGCGGCACCTGGGACCTCTTCAACTACCCGGGCATCCGCTCCGACTCCGACATGCACACCCTGGGTTTCTCCTTTCGCCCCTGGCCCAACCCTCAGGCCATCGCCGATGGTCCCTCGATTCTACGCTACCTCCACGACACCGCCCGAGAGACCGGCCTCGACCACAACATCCGCACCAACCACCACGTCGAACACGCAAGCTGGTCCTCCGAAGACGCCTTCTGGACCGTCACCTCCCGACACCCGATATCCGGCGAAGCGCAGCTCTACACCTGCAACGTCCTCTGGTTCTGCACCGGCTATTATTGCTACGACCACGGCTACACACCCGACTTCCCCGGCATTGAGCGATTCCGCGGCGAACGGGTTCACCCCCAACTCTGGACCGACGACATCGACTACAAGGGCAAACGCGTCGTCGTCATCGGCAGCGGTGCCACCGCCGTCACACTCGTCCCCTCCATGGCCAAACTCGCCGCACACGTCACCATGCTGCAGCGCTCCCCGAGCTACGTGCTCTCACTCCCCGCAGAAGACCGCCTCTCTCAATGGATGACGCGACGTCTCGGCGACACCCTCGGCGCCGAGCTGACCCGCTGGAAAAACGTCCTCCGCCTGATGCTCTTTTATCAATTCTCCCGCCGCATGCCCGCCGCCGCCCGCCGATACATCACCCGACAGGTGCGCGCGGCCATCGGCGACATCGTCGACGTTGATGCCCACTTCAACCCCACCTACGCCCCCTGGGACCAACGCATCTGCTTTGTCCCCGACAACGACCTCTTCGACGCACTCCGCCACGGAAACGCCTCGGTCGTCACCGACCACATCGACACCTTTACCGAGACGGGCATCGCCCTGCGCTCCGGCAAACATCTCGACGCCGACCTCGTCGTCACCGCGACCGGGCTGGAAGTTGTCGTCGCCGGCGGCACCACCCTCGAAGTCAACGGCACCACCATCAAACCCGGCCAGGAGACGATGTACAAAGGCGCCATGCTCAGCAACGTCCCCAACGCTGTGATGTCCGTCGGCTACACCAACGCCTCCTGGACCCTCAAATGCGAGCTCATCAGCCAGTGGACCTGCCGCCTCCTCCACCACATGGACCAGCACCACCACCGCATCGTCACCCCGCGCCTCCCCGAAGACACCACCGCCGACCGCCCCCTCATCGACTTCAACTCCGGCTACATCCAACGCGCCCTCGACGAACTCCCCAACCAGGGCGAGCACCGGCCCTGGCGCCTCTACCAGAATTATATTCTGGACAGCATTCTCTTTCGACTCGCCCCCATTGCAGATGACGCGCTGAACTTCGAGTAG
- a CDS encoding cytochrome d ubiquinol oxidase subunit II: MLELPMIVAAIIVLALIVYLLTGGADFGGGIWYLFATGERKDDQRSALTDAIAPIWEANHVWLILVVVLLFVCFPPAFSAIMTALHIPLTLMLLGIVLRGSAFAFQSYSAGADRLERRSARVFAIASIITPFLLGICAGAIASGDIRRLDSGIIDTDFISEWLQPFPFAIGALTLALCAFLAAVYMTVEADTDALKDDFRRRALWSALATGACALAAILLAMRDAPLIWAGLTTARWSIPFQLVTGLAALLTIAALWIRRFHLARAAAALQVALILLGWALAQFPYLVYPDIRITDAAAETAVLRPVLIALALGSLLLLPAFVYLYKIFKPGRAARPETSPDEVT, translated from the coding sequence ATGCTTGAACTCCCCATGATCGTGGCTGCCATCATCGTGCTCGCGCTCATCGTCTACCTCCTCACCGGCGGGGCCGACTTCGGCGGCGGCATCTGGTACCTCTTCGCCACCGGCGAACGTAAAGACGACCAGCGCAGCGCACTCACCGACGCCATCGCCCCCATCTGGGAGGCCAACCACGTCTGGCTCATCCTCGTCGTGGTGCTTCTTTTCGTCTGCTTTCCTCCGGCCTTCTCCGCCATCATGACCGCCCTGCACATCCCCCTGACCTTGATGCTCCTGGGCATCGTCCTGCGCGGCTCCGCCTTCGCCTTTCAATCCTACTCGGCCGGTGCCGACCGCCTGGAGCGACGCTCCGCCCGCGTCTTCGCCATCGCCAGCATCATCACCCCCTTTCTCCTGGGCATCTGCGCCGGTGCTATCGCCTCCGGCGACATTCGACGCCTCGACTCGGGCATCATCGACACCGACTTCATCTCCGAGTGGCTGCAACCCTTTCCCTTCGCCATCGGCGCGCTCACCCTCGCACTCTGCGCCTTCCTGGCCGCCGTTTACATGACCGTCGAAGCGGACACCGACGCCCTCAAAGACGACTTCCGCCGCCGCGCCCTCTGGAGCGCCCTTGCCACCGGTGCCTGCGCCCTGGCCGCTATCCTGCTCGCCATGCGCGATGCTCCGCTCATCTGGGCCGGTCTCACCACCGCACGCTGGTCCATCCCCTTTCAGCTCGTCACAGGCCTGGCCGCCCTGCTCACCATCGCCGCCCTCTGGATACGCCGCTTTCACCTGGCCCGCGCGGCTGCCGCCCTCCAGGTCGCTCTCATCCTCCTGGGCTGGGCCCTGGCCCAGTTCCCCTACCTGGTTTACCCCGACATCCGCATCACCGACGCCGCCGCCGAAACCGCCGTCCTACGCCCCGTCCTCATCGCGCTTGCCCTGGGCAGCCTCCTGCTGCTCCCCGCCTTCGTCTACCTCTACAAAATCTTCAAACCTGGCCGCGCCGCACGCCCCGAAACATCTCCCGACGAGGTGACGTAA
- a CDS encoding cytochrome ubiquinol oxidase subunit I, whose protein sequence is MEDLLAARSQMAMSLAFHIIFAVVGMAMPLLMIIAEGRWLRTGDPVFRELARRWARGTAIIFAVGAVSGTVLSFELGLLWPTFMEHAGPLVGMPFSLEGFAFFLEAIFLGIYLYGWERISPRAHWLAGLMVLLCGTASGIFVVTANAWMNAPTGFDYINGQFVNIRPWEAMFNPMWFTQCAHMVIAAFQSVAFAVAGIHAAMLLREHRNSFHRHAIAIALPIAAITALVQPLMGDLLAKATAENQPVKLAAMEGQFETETRAPLRIFGLPDEDTGQTPWAIEIPGALSFLAYGDFDAEVRGLNDFPRDEWPPVAIVHIAFQIMVALGMWMLAISLLGVVLSWRKRRLFTARWYLWLLVLTAPMGIIAIEAGWVVTEVGRQPWVIQGYLRTADAITPMTNLVVPFTVFSILYIILSIIVVYLLWRHVFQSPDLNTLQALRDAAPPAADTPLPDSD, encoded by the coding sequence ATGGAAGATCTCCTCGCTGCACGCAGCCAGATGGCGATGTCGCTGGCCTTTCATATCATCTTCGCCGTAGTCGGCATGGCCATGCCTCTGCTCATGATCATCGCCGAGGGGCGCTGGCTGCGCACCGGCGACCCTGTCTTCCGCGAGCTCGCCCGGCGATGGGCCCGCGGCACCGCCATCATCTTCGCCGTAGGCGCCGTAAGCGGTACCGTCCTCTCCTTTGAACTCGGCCTGCTCTGGCCCACGTTTATGGAACACGCCGGCCCGCTCGTCGGCATGCCCTTCTCGCTGGAGGGCTTTGCCTTCTTTCTGGAGGCCATCTTCCTGGGCATCTACCTCTACGGCTGGGAGCGCATCAGCCCCCGCGCTCACTGGCTCGCCGGCCTCATGGTACTCCTATGCGGCACCGCCTCCGGCATCTTCGTGGTCACGGCCAACGCCTGGATGAACGCTCCCACCGGCTTCGACTATATCAACGGCCAGTTTGTGAACATTCGCCCCTGGGAGGCGATGTTCAACCCGATGTGGTTCACCCAGTGCGCCCACATGGTCATTGCCGCATTTCAGTCCGTTGCCTTTGCCGTCGCGGGCATTCACGCCGCGATGTTGCTGCGCGAGCACCGAAACTCATTCCACCGCCACGCCATCGCCATCGCGCTCCCCATCGCCGCCATCACCGCCCTGGTCCAACCCCTGATGGGCGACCTCCTCGCCAAAGCCACCGCCGAGAACCAACCTGTCAAACTCGCCGCGATGGAGGGCCAATTTGAAACGGAGACCCGCGCCCCCCTGCGCATCTTCGGACTCCCCGATGAAGATACCGGCCAGACCCCCTGGGCCATTGAGATCCCCGGTGCGCTGAGCTTTCTGGCCTACGGAGACTTCGACGCCGAGGTCCGCGGCCTCAACGACTTCCCCCGCGACGAATGGCCACCTGTGGCCATCGTGCACATCGCCTTCCAGATCATGGTCGCGCTCGGCATGTGGATGCTCGCCATCAGCCTGCTCGGCGTCGTCCTGAGCTGGCGAAAACGCCGCCTCTTCACCGCCCGCTGGTACCTCTGGCTCCTCGTTCTCACCGCCCCCATGGGCATCATCGCCATTGAGGCCGGCTGGGTCGTCACCGAGGTCGGTCGCCAACCCTGGGTCATCCAGGGCTACTTGCGCACCGCCGACGCCATCACCCCCATGACCAACCTCGTCGTCCCCTTCACCGTCTTCTCCATCCTCTACATCATCCTCTCCATCATCGTCGTCTACCTGCTCTGGCGCCACGTCTTCCAGAGCCCCGACCTCAACACCCTCCAGGCCCTCAGAGACGCTGCGCCACCTGCCGCCGACACGCCCCTCCCCGACTCCGACTAA
- the tenA gene encoding thiaminase II, giving the protein MSTPAFDVPPFAKRCLEAARGQWGASFEHPFVLALAEGTLDAEKFKFYQMQDARYLEAFADAASLISTRCVAPVDKLWFVDAARMALVVEGELHAGYGEKLGYGPDDIAAIELTPNNRAYQDHMISMATRGTLVEAVGALTPCPWLYIALGQHLLERLGTIEDDHPYASWLRMYSDPGFNEYMNEILGRLQRFADAADEPARERAVQAFVTSVRYEWMFWQQAWEHQEWPV; this is encoded by the coding sequence ATGAGCACACCCGCCTTTGATGTCCCGCCCTTTGCGAAGCGTTGCCTGGAGGCCGCGCGCGGCCAGTGGGGAGCGTCGTTTGAGCATCCCTTTGTGTTGGCGTTGGCCGAAGGGACGCTGGACGCTGAAAAGTTCAAGTTTTATCAGATGCAGGATGCCCGTTATCTGGAGGCCTTTGCCGATGCCGCGAGCCTGATCTCAACGCGTTGTGTGGCACCTGTGGATAAGTTGTGGTTTGTGGATGCCGCGCGTATGGCGCTTGTCGTCGAGGGGGAGCTGCACGCGGGCTACGGGGAGAAGCTGGGGTATGGTCCCGATGACATTGCGGCGATTGAGCTTACGCCCAATAACCGCGCCTACCAGGACCATATGATCTCGATGGCGACCCGGGGCACGTTGGTGGAGGCGGTTGGGGCGCTGACGCCCTGCCCCTGGCTCTACATCGCGCTGGGACAGCATCTTCTGGAACGTCTGGGGACCATTGAGGACGATCATCCCTACGCCAGCTGGCTGCGGATGTACTCGGATCCCGGCTTTAATGAGTACATGAATGAGATTCTGGGGCGTTTGCAGCGCTTTGCCGATGCCGCCGATGAGCCGGCGCGGGAGCGGGCGGTCCAGGCCTTTGTGACCAGCGTGCGCTACGAGTGGATGTTCTGGCAGCAGGCCTGGGAGCATCAGGAGTGGCCGGTCTGA
- a CDS encoding putative signal transducing protein, translating into MRDDTIVIISYASQVDAHIARTRLADAQIPCALEDEGIVAAYGGISSAVGGVKVRVRREDAQRAYALLSDTSDGFLEDSMFVDEDEAALFDGECDAASEEEIEGGARGGVIAKIARLLRGG; encoded by the coding sequence ATGCGCGATGATACGATCGTCATCATTTCCTATGCCTCCCAGGTCGATGCCCATATCGCTCGCACGCGCCTGGCCGACGCCCAGATCCCCTGCGCGCTGGAGGATGAGGGGATTGTGGCGGCCTACGGCGGTATCAGCAGCGCGGTGGGGGGCGTCAAGGTGCGTGTGCGTCGCGAAGACGCGCAGCGGGCCTACGCGCTTTTGAGTGATACCTCCGACGGGTTTCTGGAGGACTCCATGTTTGTGGACGAAGACGAGGCCGCGCTCTTCGATGGCGAGTGCGATGCGGCGAGTGAGGAGGAGATTGAAGGGGGGGCCAGGGGCGGGGTCATCGCTAAGATCGCCCGGCTGCTGCGGGGAGGTTGA